The Chryseolinea soli genome contains a region encoding:
- a CDS encoding CPBP family intramembrane glutamic endopeptidase, with amino-acid sequence MAILTPQSKTNPFLRQSEFHLSPSSVWFFIFLGVAAWLLNVGTQMVFPSQNLLPYIIRTTVLALTVVLTTVGSIRLLKQNHLPAEALGLGISVRSLLNFLLGACISVIFLLLIGTVLYLFVPFHFTAGALSGIQVIKECYSYFWGNFLEELIFRGFLLIVLSNLIGWRRAVWVMALPFALFHLPGIGFGMEALKMMVTSSVGGLLFSYAFTATSSLWTAIGAHVMGNILLHTLTGLDGAGRAMFQPSFEDKFPVGYDANFLTFTIAGAIVAYPLFVLAKKRLEGSTGSV; translated from the coding sequence ATGGCTATCCTCACTCCCCAATCAAAAACCAACCCCTTCCTTCGGCAATCTGAATTTCATCTCAGCCCGTCCTCGGTATGGTTCTTCATTTTTTTAGGCGTAGCGGCGTGGCTTTTGAATGTTGGGACGCAGATGGTCTTCCCATCCCAAAATTTGTTACCCTATATTATCCGTACAACCGTGTTAGCACTTACCGTTGTGCTGACTACCGTTGGAAGCATTCGTCTTCTGAAACAAAATCACCTCCCTGCTGAGGCTTTGGGATTAGGCATTTCGGTAAGGTCATTGCTTAATTTTTTGTTAGGCGCTTGTATCAGCGTCATTTTCCTGCTACTCATAGGGACCGTGTTATACCTTTTTGTTCCATTTCATTTCACCGCCGGGGCGCTGAGTGGTATACAGGTCATTAAAGAATGCTATTCTTATTTCTGGGGAAATTTTTTAGAAGAACTGATATTTCGTGGCTTTCTTTTGATCGTGCTCAGCAACCTCATCGGGTGGCGTAGGGCCGTATGGGTGATGGCGCTACCCTTCGCGTTATTTCATCTTCCCGGGATTGGATTCGGTATGGAAGCTCTAAAAATGATGGTCACCAGTTCCGTCGGTGGACTGCTATTTAGTTATGCCTTTACTGCAACCAGCTCATTGTGGACAGCCATCGGTGCGCATGTTATGGGTAATATTTTATTACATACCCTTACGGGATTGGATGGGGCCGGTAGAGCGATGTTTCAGCCTTCTTTCGAGGATAAGTTTCCGGTGGGGTATGATGCAAACTTCCTGACATTTACAATAGCGGGGGCAATCGTAGCGTATCCTCTCTTTGTGCTTGCCAAAAAAAGATTGGAAGGTAGCACGGGGTCGGTATGA
- a CDS encoding MarR family winged helix-turn-helix transcriptional regulator, protein MDTETIKRVRKLNQQHAYTSIQMHEAVARKAGLSGTDHKYLGFLMEKGQMTAGELSSLTGLTTGAVTGLIDRFEKKKLVKRRFAEDDRRKVIIEPNTEKIMTLFVPLYKEYRSKSEKLLASFSDKEIKVIETYFLKAIEIMNETTDRLNTK, encoded by the coding sequence ATGGACACCGAGACCATCAAACGCGTACGAAAATTGAACCAGCAACACGCCTACACCTCCATCCAGATGCACGAAGCCGTCGCCCGAAAGGCAGGGCTTTCCGGGACAGACCATAAATACCTGGGATTTTTAATGGAAAAGGGCCAAATGACCGCCGGCGAACTTTCCAGTTTAACAGGACTAACTACAGGAGCCGTTACCGGTTTGATCGACCGGTTTGAAAAGAAGAAGCTCGTGAAAAGGCGATTTGCCGAGGACGACCGGCGGAAGGTGATCATTGAACCCAACACTGAAAAGATCATGACGCTTTTCGTGCCGCTGTATAAAGAATACCGGAGTAAGTCAGAGAAACTCCTCGCTTCATTTTCGGACAAGGAAATCAAGGTCATTGAAACCTATTTTTTAAAAGCCATTGAGATCATGAACGAGACAACCGATAGACTCAATACTAAATAA
- the ppsA gene encoding phosphoenolpyruvate synthase, giving the protein MKNKTTYILDFQQIDKTKLAVVGGKGANLGELSRIAGVPVPEGFCVTTEAYKEMVANSEGFHSLLDQLANLKADDRNGVRETSAEIRKAIEEIAIPEAIANEIMRHLKELGEENAYAVRSSATAEDLPTASFAGQQDTYLNIIGSASILKHISKCWASLFTERAVIYRLQNGFDHRKVHLSVVVQKMVFPQAAGILFTADPVTSNRKVLSIDASFGLGEALVSGLVNADIYKVSNGKIIDKKISTKKLAIYALKDGGTKQQEIEPAQQNKSTLTDEQILQLEHMGRKIEAHFGRPQDIEWCLVDDARPGRSQASGGYRIYIVQSRPITTLFPVPEADDRENHVYLSVGHQQMMTDAMKPLGLSFWLLMTPAFMRVAGGRLFVDVAPMLAWPAGRTTMIDVLGKFDPLIKDALTNVVGREGFIKWSPDAKKDPSAAEGNKAAPMPNYQALNEYDPNIVSDLISANQAAVALLKQNIQTQSGSDLFDFILEDIQQLKKANSDQRSFGVIMTGMNASAWINEKMNEWLGEKNAADTIAQSVPNNVTSEMGLALLDVADVIRPYPEIINYLSQRVAVKDDNFLDDLVKFDGGQKTRDAIRNYLDKYGMRCSGEIDITKTRWSEKPITLVPLILSNIKNFEPNEGKRKFEQGLQEALKKEQELLERLKQLPDGEQKAEETRRMIELVRNYAGYREYPKYGIVRRYLVYKQAVLKEAEQLVQAGVIHEKEDIYYLTFEELREVVRTHKPDSYRMDYQVISQRKDEYKLYEKLTPPRVMTSDGEIVAGAYKRENLPAEAIAGLAVSSGVIEGRARVILNMEDADIEDGDILVTPFTDPSWTPLFVSIKGLVTEVGGLMTHGAVIAREYGLPAVVGVENATKLIKDGQRIRVNGTDGYVEVL; this is encoded by the coding sequence ATGAAAAATAAGACCACCTACATACTTGATTTTCAGCAAATCGATAAAACAAAGCTTGCTGTTGTCGGAGGCAAAGGCGCCAACCTGGGAGAGCTATCCCGGATTGCCGGTGTGCCCGTGCCCGAGGGCTTTTGCGTTACTACGGAAGCCTATAAGGAGATGGTTGCGAACAGCGAAGGGTTTCACTCGCTGCTAGATCAGCTGGCCAATTTAAAAGCAGATGATCGGAACGGTGTTCGTGAAACCAGTGCAGAGATCCGGAAGGCGATCGAAGAAATAGCCATCCCGGAAGCTATTGCCAATGAGATCATGCGTCATCTTAAGGAGCTCGGTGAAGAAAATGCTTATGCCGTGCGTTCCAGCGCCACGGCGGAAGATCTGCCGACAGCTTCTTTTGCAGGCCAACAGGATACCTACCTGAACATCATCGGGAGCGCGTCCATCCTAAAGCATATCAGCAAGTGTTGGGCATCGCTATTCACCGAGCGCGCGGTTATCTATCGCCTTCAAAACGGCTTCGATCATCGTAAAGTCCACCTGTCTGTGGTGGTACAGAAGATGGTCTTCCCACAGGCAGCAGGAATTTTGTTTACGGCCGACCCGGTTACGTCCAATAGAAAAGTGTTGTCTATTGATGCGAGCTTCGGACTGGGCGAGGCCCTGGTCTCCGGCCTGGTGAATGCTGATATCTATAAGGTGAGCAACGGCAAGATCATCGATAAGAAAATATCCACGAAGAAACTGGCTATTTATGCTTTAAAAGATGGCGGCACGAAACAACAAGAGATTGAACCCGCACAGCAAAACAAATCCACGCTGACGGACGAGCAGATCCTACAACTTGAGCACATGGGTCGAAAGATCGAAGCGCATTTCGGCCGTCCCCAGGACATCGAATGGTGTTTGGTTGATGATGCCCGCCCGGGGCGCAGCCAGGCATCCGGTGGCTATCGGATTTATATTGTTCAGAGCCGGCCCATCACCACATTATTTCCCGTCCCTGAAGCAGACGATCGGGAAAATCATGTCTACCTGTCTGTCGGTCATCAACAAATGATGACGGATGCCATGAAACCACTGGGATTGTCTTTTTGGCTTTTAATGACCCCTGCTTTTATGCGTGTAGCGGGTGGAAGACTGTTTGTTGATGTTGCACCGATGCTGGCTTGGCCTGCGGGCAGAACAACGATGATAGATGTTCTGGGTAAGTTCGACCCGCTCATAAAAGACGCGCTTACAAATGTTGTAGGGAGGGAAGGTTTTATCAAATGGTCGCCCGATGCTAAAAAAGACCCGAGTGCCGCAGAAGGTAATAAAGCTGCGCCAATGCCGAATTATCAAGCCTTAAACGAATATGATCCAAACATCGTTTCTGATTTGATCAGCGCTAATCAAGCAGCCGTGGCGTTGTTAAAGCAAAACATCCAAACCCAATCAGGATCAGATCTGTTTGATTTTATCCTTGAAGATATTCAGCAATTAAAGAAGGCAAATTCTGACCAACGGAGTTTTGGGGTGATCATGACGGGTATGAATGCTTCGGCATGGATCAATGAAAAAATGAACGAATGGTTAGGCGAGAAAAATGCAGCAGACACGATTGCTCAATCTGTACCCAACAATGTTACCTCGGAAATGGGTTTGGCATTATTGGATGTCGCCGATGTGATTCGTCCCTATCCGGAAATAATTAATTATTTATCCCAACGTGTCGCGGTAAAAGACGATAACTTTTTGGATGACCTGGTCAAGTTTGACGGTGGTCAGAAGACCAGAGATGCGATCCGTAATTATCTCGACAAATACGGTATGCGGTGTAGCGGAGAAATCGATATTACTAAAACCCGTTGGAGCGAAAAACCAATCACACTGGTTCCCCTTATTCTCAGCAACATCAAGAACTTCGAGCCCAATGAAGGCAAGCGAAAATTCGAGCAAGGCCTGCAGGAAGCTTTGAAAAAAGAGCAGGAGCTATTGGAGCGATTGAAGCAATTGCCGGATGGTGAACAGAAAGCTGAAGAAACAAGACGAATGATCGAGCTTGTCCGGAATTACGCTGGATATCGTGAATACCCGAAATACGGCATCGTCAGGCGCTATCTCGTTTATAAGCAGGCTGTACTGAAAGAAGCCGAGCAACTTGTGCAAGCCGGTGTTATTCATGAAAAGGAAGATATCTACTATCTCACTTTTGAAGAACTTCGCGAAGTCGTACGCACGCATAAACCCGATAGCTACCGGATGGACTACCAGGTTATCAGCCAACGAAAAGACGAGTACAAACTTTATGAAAAACTAACGCCCCCGCGGGTTATGACGTCTGATGGTGAGATCGTCGCTGGTGCGTACAAGCGAGAAAATCTCCCAGCCGAAGCCATCGCAGGGCTGGCGGTTTCTTCGGGAGTGATAGAGGGACGAGCACGCGTCATCTTAAACATGGAAGATGCTGACATAGAAGATGGAGATATATTAGTCACCCCGTTTACTGACCCTAGCTGGACCCCCTTATTTGTGTCCATAAAAGGCCTGGTCACCGAAGTGGGAGGACTGATGACCCATGGAGCGGTGATCGCACGAGAATATGGTTTGCCCGCC